TTATACCAGTTCGTTTGAAAGTCATCTGTTTGTATAAAAAgctccactttcagaccttgtggtctatagggcagaagatgtaaaagtcgtctgtttctgtggccaatggtttacgagggtgtcatgtggccagcacagcgaccaaccgcctttacttttccccaactaatgtcaggtacccattagagctgggtttactcggaggcgcccaaagatcatgaaattaaaatcacagtcttcactaggatccgaacccgggatccccgaTTTGGAAGTTAAGCGCTTTACGCTCAACCGCCGCGCCACCATCTGTTTTTATGAATTGtcccaatggacctcattcaccaatcgtaaacaaacaacatttagccacgtgattcttttatacaaattacgatctaattttaatacagaatggctatcacgtgacagttttttttccgttgttttatcaatattatcacgtgactaaatgttgtttgtttactattggtgaatgaggtccattgtccaTTGCTTGGCAGAACAATTTTTGGAGGTTGGCTTAAAAAGAAACAATCTAGTTATCAttgctagtaggcctactaaataagatttttttttccttttttaaaacaaagtatgactgttattgattttgtttgatTGCATGACCACCACTGCTGATTCTTATCTTACCGCAGGTTCTTATCCTACAGAACGTTCGCTCACAATGGTAGAGAGATATTCATGCTTAATCCAGTCTTCTATTCCTGACGTTGTGTTTCATGCTTGAGTACCACTTTGAAATTCTCCTATTTGGTACTCGACGTTTTGACGCTGCCGTGCGTTCTGTTATGGCGCCAGACATTTTGGAGATAGAAGTTCTTAGGGTCATTTCCAAAGCGATATCACAAAGCTTTCtatgataaacatttttttttactataggcctactataagtacaaatatatatatatataggcctacattctgCCCTTAAGCTCACCCctaacattttaataaatgttttgaatgtttcattAATAAATATCACAAACTATGTACAGGTCAGATTTCAGAACACAATTTTGACAAGCGTTCTATcgttgtttcattttgtttccaGTAAATATTAAAACTACAAACATTATGATGTTaaattacagaactataattacaaacaaacaaaaatacaacttaaagccaaaatataatataaacaagattacaaagacagtttgtgtggaaacacaaactcaaaatcggcccccgaagtggtccacccaggcaggcttcaatattttcagaaagaacatccaaatgaaattatatcaaagacaaatgagagataagaatggagaaagaaggttgacagatcttgtgtagtgccccaacggtacagcagatcaaaggataggtgccagtgaatgcaaagttagatgtgaacctggcctaactagttcccctttcagaccttctggtgtatagggcagatgatgtaaagttcatctgtttttgtggcctacggttaacgagggtgtcatgtagccagcacaacgaccaaccgcctttacttttccccaactaatatcaggtactcattggagctgggtggactcagaggcgcttaagaattccgaagttgaaaattccagtcttcacctggattcgaacccggggcccccggttcagaagccaagcgctttaccgctcagctaccgcgcctcttcTGGGCccaactgaagtcttataattgatgtaattgttttgataaggcccaatctcttattcgaattcttttaaaaaaaaaaaaaaagaaaaaaaaacgcaataaaaaaaagattacgaaaatgaagtttacaagattactattcgttttaatttaggtctaacttataaaacattagctttttctctttaaaaaactgcttgtataactgattttaaaaattagatttttcgctttcagaaaaaaaaaagtagccgttgcatcagaactttgaatggtctaaaatattgtgatgtcggattttcaatatcttttctagtttacgagatctaagcgggacggacggacagacggacagacatttcgcacaaaaataatagcgtcttttcccctttcgggggccgctaaacaTACTTTCGAACGCACATACACGTACAGatgtagaattattttttaagacATTGAAAAATGaaggtatacatatatatatatatatatatatatatatatatatatatatatatatatatatatatatatatatatatacatatatatattgagcACCAAAATATCTTGCGCCTAAACGAACATGCCTAAACGGCTGGACCCAAACATCCTATATGAATCTTTTCTATTTGTCCCCCCTGACTCTCTTTACATTCTCCCTTTCTTTTTTCCCCATTCACTTTCTGTTTTCACTTTTTACTTTCATCTCTTTTTGCTAGTTTTTAGACTCTCACTTGTTgcactctctcttttttcttccctttttctctgtctctcactttgtctctctctctcttttttacacacacacactctgtcTCTTTTCcttatctgtctctctctttcattctctgtctctttccttgtctatttctctctctctttctttctctctctctttccttctctgtctctctctttccttctccgTCTCTTTCCTtgtctatatctctctctctttccttctgtttctttccttgtctatgtctctctctttttccttgtctatgtctctctctcttttcttctgtttctttccttgtctttgtctctctctctttccttgtctatgtctctctctttttccttgtctatgtctctctctctttccttctctttctttccttgtctatgtctctatctttttccttgtctatgtctctctctctttccttctgtttctttccttgtctttgtctctctctctcttttcttctgtttctttccttgtctatgtctctctctcttaccttctgtttctttccttgcctatgtctctctctttttccttgtctatgtctctctctttttccttgtctatgtctctctctctctctccttctgtttctttccttgcctatgtctctctctttttccttgtctatgtgtaataagaaataaaggaacactgaagagtaacctaaaacaaggctattattaaactagaacgacacatgaactgacgaaagagacttggacagtagcacactagatcaatgttgtgaacacattctcacgacgttacacaaacataaacaaaaagtaactatttcaccacattcaccccgcctagaattaaaatagcaagtataataatatagtaggccaatagcatAAATGAAGAGAGAATGCCAGTGCCTGTAATACCATAGATTAtcaatagatcaataaatagtgtcgaaatattaatttctctagtaaacaatagtgaatggtgatacaaagaaacctaaaaaccagtatctgttgtatgacttataaacaattaatagtttctgttttaagtattaacaaatagtgtagtaagtaaacatgtacgtaagtaagtgaaaagtaaactctagtatcagtagcaagagataaacaatgccagtttatgtagaacataAGTAGTGCAATAGAGgaacaactctagactctatagttcggtctggttcttctctctcttaagttgtaacggggttgactatcctgttctacagtttgggagtcactagcgagttcctgagcgtcaattggggtattttcaagaggaagcgctcggaggtcctcagagcctaccaggggttctttcctttcttgtatcaccgtaggggtgtttactggtacttccgtgttttgagtttctggaggatattcattatcctcaccctgagggaagaacgaaggttcacttgttgttgtggatggggagggggtgggagccaagcgtcttagagagaccgtctcctctttaccgctgggcaaccgTACGACGGCATATTGGGGGTTACACATCAGCAGGTCGACTTCCTCCGTTAGaggatcatactttgaagatcggttctctcttctcagcaacactcgacctgggctagatagccaagtggggatagatatcccgaaggaggatttccggttgaaccggaaaactctctcgtgtggagtttcgtttgttgccgtagatagtaatgatctaatcgagtatagggcctggttcaagacaagctcccatctcgagttcgggagatcgaggtctttcagtgctaaagtaacagcgttccatagagttttgtttagtcgttcaatTTGTCCGTTGCATGAGGGATTAAAAGCggttgttctacttgtagctattcccctctcgtgcagaaaggattgcacctccctcgacataaaggccgtacctctgtcagaatggacgtactctggcatcccaactaaggaaaacagctgatttaaacactttatgacagtagatgaggacatatcgggacatgggtaggcaaatgggaagcgtgagtactcatccaccattgttaataagtatttgttgtgagtagcagatgggagtggccccttaaaatcgatgcttactctctgaaatggttgggtagccttgatgagggtgcctgaaaactgtttgaagaatctaggcttcagttcagcgcaagttttacattggtttaccactttgcggacgtcctcgcaggaaaaaggtaagttcttagtccgaacgaaatggaggagtctcgtgacccctgggtgacagaggttgttgtgtaacagtttgaggtcttctccagtcattgctgacgcaaagtggtttcttgaaaaggtatccgccgcagcgttttgtttcccgggtcgatatacgacgtcatattggaaacaactaagctccagtcgccatctttgtatcttttcgtttttgatcttgcccttgttctgctggtcaaacataaaagacactgagcgttgatctgtaaccaatgtgaagggtctactgataaggtaatgttgccattttctcagggcttctacgatagcgtatgcttccttttctactgctgagtgtctgcgttcactattcgtgagtgttcttgaaaagaaggcgACAGGACGGCCTTCTTGATTAAGAGTGGCGGCAATCGCGATGTCAGAGGCATCTGTTTCGACTGTTAGAGGTCGATTGTAATCTATCGTCGACACAGCAGCGTTTTCAAGTtcgtgttttagctgtttaaaagcttcttgaacttgttcagggggaggaaaggctttgttgtttaccaataaatggatcttgttggagaaatttgggatccattgagaataataggacagtagtccaatcacccgcttttgtgatttcatgtcttgtggtggaggtaggtttctcaatgcttgaaatctttcggggtctggtcttaattgcccttgtgagatttcgtagcctaggaggcatactttattagtcgcaatagcacttttatcattgttgaaggtgataccgtactttttagcggcattgagaaatctctgtAGATTCTGGTCGTGGCTACTGGGGTCAAGTCCGCAGATGGTAACGTTATCCACGTAAGCGAACGTGTCCTGTAGCCCTGCCTcctcaattattgtgttgatcgtcctttgaaatgcagcgactccgtttgtcactccaaaaggaatgcggcaaaactgataaagctttccgccagcctcgaacgccgtgtactgcttttcatcatccctgataggtatctggtggtaagcgcttttgaggtcaaatgtactgtacattgagtatttagatatttcctgcACCAGTTCATCAACTTTTGGCACGGGGTACGCGTCGAGGTAAGTGAATCGATTGATGGTTTGGCTATAGTCgataaccattctctttttgtgcctttcattagttgttacaattatctgggctcgccacggggacgtggaaggctcaataattttgtcagataggagtctcttgatttcattttgaatgaatttggagtcaggcatagaatattttctagatttagtggctatGGGGTGGCAGTTAGGAGCAAGATTAGCGAAGAGGCGAGGGGCTTCAACTCGTGCAGCTTTCAGCGTACAGACCTGGAGAGTGCTCCGTTTTCCCTCAAatgggatcatcagtttttcatgctggctgatgaaatctagccctaagattacatcagatactagtccatctagtagtgagagcttaacactttcgtattgttcatctttgtactttatttttgcgaaaatatggccgtgagtagtgcgagaaagatgtgtagaggccatgtagattctgtttctggacgtttctaatttccatctgtaccttttagcaattgaagaagatatatagctttcactgctccccgtatctacgagagccttcaatggtactccattgacgagtattgaaatagtagatttagtaagaccggacgctggtgtcgatgcccaggaagatccaacggttgtagtccgagacgtctcatcatctgctttcactatggctgaggttatagatttgagtgtctgtctggtcgatctacagactttctggaaatggcccctcttaccgcacaagttgcatgtagcgtcacgggccggacatctaaagcgttgatgtgggctgtttccacaaaagaaacatcttttactagtcgccgcactcacctcgtgttctacttttgtcgttggagaaaggctctcctcgttggcgctagctccacagggagtttcagagcagatgttatacgccatggcatggttatgggcatattcaagttgtcttgcctcttcataggcgcactgtagagttaaagtagatttctctaagagtcgcagccttatgctgtttgaagccagtccagtaatgaaggcgtctcttacgaagatatctctgtgttcttcagcggtgacagctttgaagtcacagtctttggccatatttttaagcttaagtaggaaggagtcaacggtttgtccgttctcttgtcgacaaagagttatcacgtgccgtgcaaaaatttcgcttttaggcttcacgtagacattttgtagaactttgattgattcttcgaacgtggtacactcacttatgtactgaaatacgctCGAAGAAACGTAGTTTTCCAGTAATTTCTTGTTGTCAATCTCACAGTgagagactgaggagatgaaattctcaaatgttctgagccagtgcagccacttctcggcagccgatggcgagctaggctctatgtctAGCTCTTTTGGCCTAAATAGCCGTTCCATTTGTATaattacttttacttacagactgagaatagtgttgaacgaaaatccaaaaaagatacgtgaggcacatagatccatagaattgaaaatttctagtttaataaattgtaataagaaataaaggaacactgaagagtaacctaaaacaaggctattattaaactagaacgacacatgaactgacgaaagagacttggacagtagcacactagatcaatgttgtgaacacattctcacgacgttacacaaacataaacaaaaagtaactatttcaccacactatgtctctctctctttccttctgtttctttccttgtctttgtctctctctctctctttccttgtctatgtctctctctttttccttgtctatgtctctctctctctttccttctgtttctttccttgcctatgtctctctctttttccttgtctatgtctctctctctttccttctatttctttccttgtctatgtctctctctctttccttctatttatttccttgtctatgtctctctctctttccttctgttTCTTACCttgtctatgtctctctctctttccttctatttctttccttgtctatgtctctctctctctctttccttctatttctttccttgtctatgtctctctctttttccttgtctatgtctctctctctttccttctgtttctttccttgtctttgtctctctctctctttccttgtctatgtctctctctttttccttgtctatgtctctctctctctttccttctcattctttccttgtctatgtctctctctctttccttctgtttctttccttgtctatgtctctttctctttccttctctttctttccttgtctatgtctctctttccttctgtttctttccttgtctatgtctctctctatttccttctttttctttccttgtctatgtctctctttccttctgtttctttccttgtctatgtctctctctctttccttctgtttctttccttgtctatgtctctctctatttccttctatttctttccttgtctatgtctctctctatttccttctatttctttccttgtctatgtctctctctctttccttctatttatttccttgtctatgtctctctctctttccttctctgtgtctctctttccttctctgccactctctttccctctctgtctttctctattctctgtctctctttttccttcTGTCTGCCaattctctttccttctttgttTCTCCGTCCCTCTATGTCGCTCTTTCCCCCTCACTGTCAtcctttcttctctttctctcttcctaaACTATTCAATCCAAACGATTCCCAttaacctctctctctctctctcttagtacATTCACTAAACCCAtctaattatttcattgaccACCTACACCCTCCCAGTGGACTAACCTTCACTGCCACACTCTTCCCTCtttcgctccccccccccatcttttttttgttgttcttccCAGCACTGTCTAGCTTTGAAACTTTGGACTCACCAAATTATTATCACTCTTGTCTCTCTAGACTCTCGGGTCTCCTTCCCCTCCACCCATCCGACCCTTTCCTTTTGATTATCCCTTCGGGGGGTTGCACTCAGAAGCAATTTTTCCCAGTAATTTTAAGCCGGAGTCCCTTTTGGGCGTGCGCGCCGTACTCACTCTCATGGTCGTCCCCACTCGGATATGGTGGCAGCATTATGTGATGAGAAGGGGGAGAGACCAAATGACTTTTAAATGCGCTGATGGGTGTCAGCGACCAGCTGGTCATTTAGTCAGAGAAGCTAATCGCTTTAGTGATTCAGGGTAATCTTTGTACTCTACACTTCGTTTGGTGGCGCAGTAAGTAAACGCATCAAGTACTTTTACTAAAGCTTGCATCTACTTCATTGAAACAAAACACACTGAACgagacctagacctagatctactagttAGTAGCCTACTAGTCATAGAAGTGTTCCTTTCGTTAAAATTCAATTAAAGATTCCTGATTGCTAACATCAATGGCTTGAAACaagtaagcaaaaaaaaaaaaagatgttttttttgtgtttttttcactATCATTACTTTTACTCCAGTGGATTATTAGGCTGTTTGTACTATTATTATGTTTAGAGAGTTCGTTAAAACAAAAGTGGCGGAATCGTGATACTCTTGCAGATTGAGCTGTTAATTCAAACGTTTGGCTTATTTCAGTAACATGGCCAATTAGCTCAATATCAGTCTATCAGTTGTAGGCATATTTGTTTAGTACTATCCTTGGGTTTATAATGTAGTTGAATACGGTGTGTTCTTGTTTCTTACAAGCTAttgcttaattttcttttttttcatcgaTCTGGGTGAAACATTAATAATTTATCACTATATATCAAAcccttgttaattttttttaccaattagaTAACTggaatttaaaacaagaaacacattAAAAGTAGTGTTTTTAAAAGGCatgcaacttatagagcgactgtttttctcttcaaaatgaatgattgttagattaaaaaacaatggtaCATTTTTACCCCGCCATCTTCTCCTCGAGAAacaatcctggttaagcgaatgtatagatctagtacacgtGATAATATTTCAATGATACGTATTAacatctagacttagaagacgatgcgcaaaattttcctgaacattaatttattaaactcttgaatcaataaagccttgcttccggaaattcccgaaagcgATAGTCTTTTCAAGAACTTAATAGTCTTTTCgaaaccgatgttggatctagacttagaatccTAGATCTcgatctctagccaaattttaatttatttcattttttttttacttcaagaaTTATAAcaatcaaactagagttttccccatgtggccaacgagctaggaattcttttctcagcgatatacatcaactgttaaatttctggAGACATGGTTAGAGtcgggtttgtttgttttttgtagaTAATCTCCAAGACTCCTCCACTCTTCATGAGTCTCcgacttgaatagaggtttGGTAACAATACACCAGTGTCATTTTAATGTGTAGTTGGCACCTCTTTTCAACTCAGAACTTCATAGAGCCTAGATGTTGGGCGGatggtggaacctggacacgaatctcaaaaacggctctaacgattttcctagatttttaacagttgatgtgtattgctgagaaaagaataactagctCGTTAGTCACAcggagaaaactctagtttgaccgtacGTGTACGATACCCGGCTTGagccaaaataaaatttaattaattattttatgctgtatatatattttaactGGTAAAATGAAGGTATTGCCtttctttaaatttactttttagtaTTTCTCTTGTTTGTAAGgagtttgtttttctgtttttctgATATTCACTGCTTCACTTTAAAACGTTAGCTGCTAAATGTCAATTACAGATTATTAAATTAGACCTGAGgaattactctttttttttcaaagagaagaTAAGCGTGTAGCAACAATGACTAAATCATGTAGATAACTTACAACTATAAAGCTACCAACGCATTCGCCTTCACAGATACGCATGAACACATATACAAGAGATTTCCTTTATTGTAATAAAACGTCATTAACGTTTGTCAGATAGGctatccgtttttttttttaaaagcagcaTTTAAGAAATAAAGCTAATTGCCTCATTCTGAATAGTAAAGCATGGTTTAATCTAATCTTTTATTAAGTTTATGTGTCAATGTTTCGAAAAGACTTCAGCTTACATATGTCTCTTTAAAACTCACTCTAGGAATATTTTTCTACCTTGTTTGCCATAGACTCTAATGCAGATTTATTTCACGCTCCCTCGTAACTGTACTTACATTTGGTATTCTAACTAATGACATAACTCTCCAAGCGTAGCCTAAATAGTAAATACCATCCCAAATTTCGACCAAACTAGTAGACCTACATTAAAGGCAAATGTTATCTTCAGTCCACTCTCACAACTAATTTTACTATAAAACTGTACGTCCTACTGTCACTGAACGACCTGGTGTCCTAAAATTAAACCCCACTTATTTTAGTGCTCGACCCTTCCTGTCCCGCCCCCCTTAGTTCCTTCAAGTCTATTCAGTTATTCCATGACTGACTCTAGACAAAACGTTATTTATCTGTTTTATATTTCAGTGAAACATATGATTGGGATTTAACGACAACAGGCAGGAGGTAACGAGGTCAACATGGACTCTCCGCCCCAGACCCCGGCCACGGATCCTCCTCATGACGGGCAGCTCCATTTCTCTCCAGTTGAGATTCCCATCATTTTATTCACAGTCTGGGCCATTGTGGCCAACTCGGTCTTGATCCTGGCCATACTTCGGAATGAACACAGGAGACAGGCTAGTGCATTGTATACTAGTAATGTTTACATGTTCTTTCGTTAAGCAGCAACTCGATGTAGAAACTAAGTGTCAAGCAATTTAAAGCAACTAATTGTATGAATAAAACTAAAGCCTTTAAATAGAACCCAGGTCAAAATGTGAGCTCCCTAACACAATACGCATTCAAATATCAACAAGCAGACACTCTAACACAACATATCAACGGCTCTTTTAGTGCAGCCCGTCAAACAAACTTCCTACGGGACACATCAACTAGACAGTATTTACACATCTAAAGGCCGGATTTAAGGAAGCTCacaattttaaatatacatatttgtttacaaattaaatgTATAAGCACTCTATTTCTTTCATCAAAAATATGACatgtttttagatttattttatgtacatttatattgAAACTTGATAAGGATAGGGGCCTCTTCAAAAAGTCCTGACCAGGGCCTCCACTTACTAAGATCTGGCACTGCCCACCTTTATGTCAATTATATGCCATGTCTATCTGCATCAATACTGTTACACACTGCCCACCTGAATGTCAATTATCTGCCATGTCTATCTGCATCAATAACTGTTACACACTGCCCACCTGTATGTCAATTATCTGCCATGTCTATCTGCATCAATAACTGTTACACACTGCCCACCTGTATGTCAATTATCTGCCATGTCTATATGCATCAATACTGTTACACACTGTATGTCTATTATTTACCAAGTCTATCATCAATATTTTTAACGCACTGCTTGACcgcatttttgttttactggtaaaaaaaaatactgtaggCTTACGAAGCAATGGCATTGAACTTAATTGTgtaataattattgttttttttaatttgttaggTGAGCTTCAACCTGCATGTTTGTAACTTGAGTTCAGTCGGATTGCTCCTGGGCTGCTTCGTTCTTCCTCTGCTCATTGActttaacttgaaaaacttttgGTCCTACGATGACAACCTTTGCCGTATCTGGCTCATGGCAGACCTCCTCGTGTGTACCGTGTCTGTCCTGGTTGTCTTGGCCATGGTCTTTGATAGGTTCGTCCTTTTCTCCTGCCCAGGTTCCGCTGAAGGAACTTGCAAGTACGTGCTGTCGGCACTGCTGATCATCCTTCCCTGGGTACTGGGCACTGCCATTGTGCTTCCCATCTATCTGTTCGGTGAGACTGGAGATGGTGTTAAAGAAGGAGTCTGCTACCTTCATTATGAACCACCTTTCCCGATCGTGTCTGAGCTGGCAGGATTCATTGTTCCTGGACTGGCCACGTTTGGACTGCTGGTGGCGACAACTCTGACCTTTTGGCTCAAacgacaagagcttcgagaaatgGATTTTAGCgaagagagagagcataaaggttGGCAGGTAATTCTGAATATTtgaatttactaatattatatttttgtttcactatGTATCTACATTTATGACCTATTTCCCTTATCAGaaatagatctatgtcacaACCTAACTTGTATGTCTACATAGGTTTCAGTTTCTGTAAAATTAGGTCTGACATTGGAAATCCCTTTTATTGGTCACTAATAGAGctctcttctaaaaaaaaaattgtaggcTACACTCCATGGCATGGGGGGAAAAGACCAAAAGCCTGTCAAGGGTTATTAATCAGCAATAACAGTTTCTAATCAGCCGAGTTGTCTCTGTTCTATGAGATAAAATCATAGGAAGAAGAAAGATCACAACGCAAGTAAAACAAAGTCAATATGACTGCTAACAACGggacaagaaaacatttttttaatgtctaaaagctaattatttgtttgcataatatttgttttggggGTGAGCTAAAAACTCAAAAGTGATATACACCAT
This genomic stretch from Biomphalaria glabrata chromosome 4, xgBioGlab47.1, whole genome shotgun sequence harbors:
- the LOC106073855 gene encoding beta-1 adrenergic receptor-like, encoding MDSPPQTPATDPPHDGQLHFSPVEIPIILFTVWAIVANSVLILAILRNEHRRQVSFNLHVCNLSSVGLLLGCFVLPLLIDFNLKNFWSYDDNLCRIWLMADLLVCTVSVLVVLAMVFDRFVLFSCPGSAEGTCKYVLSALLIILPWVLGTAIVLPIYLFGETGDGVKEGVCYLHYEPPFPIVSELAGFIVPGLATFGLLVATTLTFWLKRQELREMDFSEEREHKGWQVLMLWILTVAVLGLWSPFAALRMANFFLDQTLESWITFAIWFGYASSGVNPILWMIMPRLRQSVKALLCCCSRKHRYDEDDSVFGDETSTAMMEGYAKS